In Opisthocomus hoazin isolate bOpiHoa1 chromosome 14, bOpiHoa1.hap1, whole genome shotgun sequence, the following proteins share a genomic window:
- the PSMD10 gene encoding 26S proteasome non-ATPase regulatory subunit 10 encodes MEGAVSDVRVCNLAYAGRLEELRAQLLRDRALATKADQDRRTALHWACSAGHVDVAELLLSLGVPVGEKDDAGWTPLHIAASAGRDEIVKALIAKGAHVNAVNQNGCTPLHYAASKNKQEIAIMLLENGADPDATDHFESTPLHRAAAKGNLKMVQILLQHNASVNIQDSEGNTPLHLACDEERVEEAKLLVSHGASILIENKEELTPLKVAKGGLGAILKRMVEG; translated from the exons ATGGAGGGCGCCGTGTCCGACGTGCGGGTCTGCAACCTGGCCTACGCGgggcggctggaggagctgcgggcccagctgctGCGCGACAGGGCCCTGGCCACCAAGGCCGACCAG gACAGGCGGACCGCGCTGCACTGGGCCTGCTCGGCGGGACACGTGGACGTCGCCGAGCTCCTCCTCAGCCTCGGCGTGCCGGTGGGCGAGAAGGACGAT GCTGGTTGGACTCCCTTACATATTGCCGCTTCGGCAGGCCGTGATGAAATTGTGAAAGCCCTCATTGCCAAGGGTGCCCACGTTAATGCTGTCAATCAGAACGGCTGTACGCCCCTGCATTATGCAGCCTCCAAAAACAAGCAGGAG ATTGCAATTATGCTTCTAGAGAATGGAGCTGATCCAGATGCAACAGATCATTTTGAATCCACCCCGTTACACAGAGCAGCAGCCAAAGGAAACCTAAAAATGGTACAGATCCTTCTGCAGCACAATGCGTCTGTTAATATACAGGACTCTGAAGGGAATACTCCTCT TCATTTAGCCTGTGATGAAGAGAGAGTGGAGGAGGCAAAGCTGCTGGTGTCTCACGGTGCAAGTATTCTTATTGAGAATAAAGAAGAACTGACCCCCCTGAAAGTGGCAAAAGGTGGCCTGGGAGCCATACTTAAAAGAATGGTGGAAGGCTAG
- the ATG4A gene encoding cysteine protease ATG4A — MESVLSRYENQITILSDYLEEFPETDEPAWILGRQHHLNTDKSKFLLDISARLWFTYRRKFSPIGGTGPSSDAGWGCMLRCGQMMLAQALICRHLGRDWQWEKHKKQPEEYHRILRCFLDRKDCCYSIHQMAQMGVGEGKSIGEWFGPNTVAQVLKKLALFDEWNSLAVYVSMDNTVVIEDIKKMCWSPPQSSGAAHSSAHLHRSALGRNKNPAGFCTGWKPLLLIIPLRLGINHINPVYIDAFKECFKMPQSLGALGGKPNNAYYFIGFLGNELIYLDPHTTQSFVDLEENGTVDDESFHCQQAPHRMKIMNLDPSVALGFFCKEECDFDNWCSLVQKEILKQQSLRMFELVQKHPPHWPPFVPPAKPEVTTTGAELIESTDKLFELEEEFEILSV; from the exons ATGGAGTCGG TTTTATCTAGGTATGAAAACCAGATCACGATTTTGTCAGACTACTTAGAAGAATTTCCAGAAACTGATGAGCCCGCGTGGATTCTGGGAAGGCAACACCACCTAAACACAG ACAAATCTAAGTTCTTGCTGGATATAAGTGCTCGTCTCTGGTTTACGTATAGAAGAAAGTTTTCGCCTATCG gagGCACTGGTCCTTCGTCTGATGCTGGCTGGGGATGTATGCTGCGatgtgggcagatgatgctggcCCAGGCGCTGATCTGCAGACATTTAGGAAGAG ACTGGCAatgggaaaaacacaaaaaacaaccagaagaatatcacagaatctTACGGTGCTTTCTAGACAGAAAAGATTGCTGTTATTCCATCCACCAAATGG CGCAGATGGGTGTTGGAGAGGGGAAATCAATTGGAGAATGGTTTGGACCAAATACAGTTGCTCAAGTACTGAA GAAGCTTGCTTTATTTGATGAATGGAATTCATTAGCAGTGTACGTATCTATGGACAATACAGTGGTCATTGAAGATATCA AGAAAATGTGCTGGTCCCCTCCCCAGAGCAGCGGCGCGGCCCACAGCAGTGCACATTTGCACAGAAGTGCTCTCGGCCGAAATAAGAACCCAGCAGGATTCTGCACAGGCTGGAAGCCCCTCTTGCTTATTATACCTCTACGGCTAGGAATAAATCACATAAATCCAGTGTATATTGATGCGTTTAAA GAATGCTTTAAGATGCCACAGTCTTTGGGAGCGTTAGGAGGGAAACCAAATAATGCTTATTATTTCATCGGATTTTTag GCAATGAGCTGATCTATTTGGACCCTCACACCACTCAGAGTTTTGTAGATTTGGAAGAAAATGGCACAGTTGATGATGAGAGCTTCCACTGCCAGCAAGCCCCACACAGAATGAAGATCATGAATTTAGACCCTTCGGTAGCTTTA GGCTTCTTTTGCAAAGAAGAATGTGATTTTGATAACTGGTGTAGCCTTGTACAAAAG GAGATTTTGAAGCAGCAGAGCCTGCGGATGTTTGAGCTGGTCCAGAAGCACCCCCCTCACTGGCCTCCCTTCGTACCCCCAGCGAAGCCAGAAGTGACGACGACCGGGGCAG aactcaTTGAATCTACTGACAAGCTATTTGAGTTGGAAGAAGAATTTGAAATCCTGAGTGTATGA
- the VSIG1 gene encoding V-set and immunoglobulin domain-containing protein 1 yields MFATMLKVFPVLAILTGHVSSVVVTVPEKTVNVTTGGNATLLCTYTNSGPLGNFFIQWSFYSAKESQLHTRSPCHGILSMDEQSVSHCQKMVYVTDARGRCSWRHKIYYYSEGQSYSYGEFKNRITAATGPGNASITISNMQPSDTGSYTCEVFSPQGDAGQSQKSVIVSVLVKPSKPFCKIEGTPEKGHLIYLLCRCEEGLPQPTYHWYKVDENTLKPVTGQLNPNTGILHIGNLTTFETGYYRCVASNALGNSTCELDLTADHSDSGIVAGALIGAILAAAIICIIVWVLTKKARNKRSSSNEMQEMAQKQPNAEYAQVPNEENTPATAVPSSNATNEYPSMDETAASGTPENDEKQEVEKEETA; encoded by the exons GCCACGTCAGCAGCGTTGTGGTGACCGTCCCTGAGAAGACAGTGAACGTCACTACAGGTGGAAACGCAACCCTCCTCTGTACATACACGAATTCTGGACCGCTGGGAAACTTCTTTATTCAGTGGAGCTTTTACAGTGCCAAAGAGAGCCAACTGCACACC CGTTCCCCATGTCACGGTATTCTGAGTATGGATGAACAGTCAGTCAGTCATTGTCAAAAGATGGTCTATGTGACAGATGCACGGGGAAGATGTAGCTGGAGAcacaag ATCTATTATTATTCAGAAGGCCAGTCTTACTCCTACGGAGAGTTTAAGAACAGGATAACAGCTGCAACAGGTCCAGGGAACGCATCAATAACAATCTCCAACATGCAGCCCTCAGACACGGGCTCCTACACCTGCGAAGTCTTCAGCCCCCAGGGTGACGCTGGACAGAGTCAAAAATCGGTGATTGTCAGCGTGCTGG TCAAACCATCAAAACCTTTCTGCAAAATAGAAGGAACACCTGAAAAAGGCCATCTAATCTACCTCCTATGCAGATGTGAAGAAGGACTGCCTCAGCCTACCTACCACTGGTACAAAGTAGATGAGAATACACTCAAGCCTGTGACCGGACAACTCA ATCCAAACACTGGCATTCTGCACATTGGCAATCTCACCACCTTTGAAACTGGGTATTACCGGTGCGTAGCCAGCAACGCCCTGGGGAACAGTACCTGTGAGCTTGACCTAACTGCAGACC attcAGACAGTGGTATTGTTGCTGGAGCATTAATTGGAGCAATTCTGGCAGCTGCTATCATTTGCATTATCGTCTGGGTCTTAACTAAGAAGGCAAGGAATAAGAGGTCGTCAAGTAATGAGATGCA AGAAATGGCTCAGAAACAACCCAATGCAGAGTATGCTCAGGTACCTAATGAAGAAAACACTCCTGCGACCGCAGTTCCATCAAGCAATGCAACAAACGAATACCCTAGTATGGATGAAACGGCAGCCTCTGGAACACCTGAAAACGATGAGAAGCAAGAagtggaaaaagaagaaacagcctAG